One genomic window of Osmia bicornis bicornis chromosome 3, iOsmBic2.1, whole genome shotgun sequence includes the following:
- the LOC114871462 gene encoding zinc finger protein 614-like isoform X2, with translation MAVVEEFDYLCRLCATKTGILMGLPIFEAGDQMRNIDKKIAACLPVQVSMTDQLPKVVCEECAYKLDQLFDFREKCLHTEGMFMEMLKEIAKGEVVRISKQDLEEVEEMNRIQRNIDRIQNNIEDVQNHVNSQETEETAIHTMQVMDEIDLAGGEQVVTQEEIGPQDTDIEVTGIDCLDGDTVRMVDEHIREVSNHQIAMHLEGDMTVVGNLTVSGHLSQLGINYVTSINPEDQSREQIVHYCDNVKYESVPIKQEYHRLHDRLTTENPTNVLENNVPHESFSSAQQETTNDLEESRIVESETPVHTASQTNTLASTSQVTAGNSEILVEYTKEAKNALLETTLNNPTVDETGSHWYVCPFCNEATLGSSNMIAHFEQYFCYCPCELYFTSVDALNVHKEGCDVHKNKVVSNGKEVTEPELTPSQNDTSIEEKKQATMRQKWTPKVCTHCGKQYRTNYKLQEHMRKHTGEKPFQCVTCEKAFRSKIGLAQHTATHTGQFDYNCSTCGKGFQSKSYLVLHQRVHSDLKPFPCNTCGQHFKTKQSLLDHQNRHLGVKPYVCEICGRGFITKGLCKSHQKIHSGMDNRQYPCVVCNKMFVSKSYLNTHLRIHTGEKPYLCEVCGKGFLTRVDLKIHSTMHTGEKSFKCDMCGKVFARRAALRCHRRLHTGERPYRCDVCGKTFTQFTPMAIHKRLHTGERPYECDACSKTFVSRSTMMCHKKKHHNTPTVQKDDTVPRQNEIKNILPAEIVLRDSQEGIQITAD, from the exons ATGGCCGTCGTTGAGGAATTTGATTATTTATGTCGTTTATGTGCGACTAAAACGGGCATTCTAATGGGATTACCGATTTTCGAAGCCGGCGATCAAATGCGCAACATTGACAAGAAAATAGCCGCGTGTTTGCCAGTACAG GTATCTATGACTGATCAATTACCAAAAGTAGTGTGCGAGGAATGTGCTTATAAATTGGACCAATTATTTGATTTTCGTGAAAAATGTTTACACACTGAAGGGATGTTTATGGAAATGCTAAAAGAAATTGCCAAGGGAGAAGTTGTTCGTATATCGAAGCAGGATttagaagaagtagaagaaatgAATAGAATTCAAAGGAATATCGATAGAATACAGAATAATATTGAAGATGTACAAAATCATGTAAATTCTCAAGAAACAGAAGAAACTGCTATACATACCATGCAAGTCATGGATGAAATAGATTTAGCAGGTGGTGAACAGGTTGTCACGCAAGAAGAAATTGGACCACAGGATACCGATATTGAAGTCACAGGTATCGACTGTTTAGATGGAGATACCGTCAGAATGGTGGATGAACATATACGAGAA GTTTCTAATCACCAGATAGCAATGCATCTGGAGGGAGATATGACTGTAGTTGGGAACTTAACAGTTAGCGGTCACTTGAGTCAGTTaggaataaattatgtaactTCAATAAATCCTGAGGATCAAAGTCGTGAACAAATAGTACATTATTGTGATAATGTAAAATACGAATCTGTACCAATTAAACAAGAGTATCATAGGTTGCACGATAGATTGACCACAGAAAATCCTACGAATGTACTTGAAAATAAT GTACCGCATGAAAGTTTTTCTTCTGCTCAACAAGAGACTACAAATGATTTGGAAGAATCGCGTATAGTTGAAAGTGAAACTCCTGTACATACAGCTTCTCAAACAAATACTTTAGCATCAACAAGTCAAGTAACAGCGGGAAATTCCGAAATTTTAGTTGAATATACAAAAGAAGCGAAAAATGCATTATTAGAAACGACATTAAATAATCCTACCGTTGACGAAACAGGTTCACACTGGTACGTGTGCCCATTTTGTAACGAAGCAACGTTAGGATCGAGTAATATGATAGCACATTTTGAACAGTACTTTTGTTACTGTCCCTgtgaattatattttacaagtGTGGATGCGCTAAATGTACATAAAGAGGGATGTGatgtacataaaaataagGTAGTCAGTAATGGAAAAGAGGTCACAGAACCAGAATTAACGCCTTCACAAAACGATACTAGTATAGAGGAGAAAAAGCAAGCAACAATGAGACAAAAGTGGACTCCAAAAGTTTGTACCCACTGTGGCAAACAATATAGGACGAATTATAAATTGCAAGAGCACATGAGAAAACATACTGGTGAAAAACCTTTTCAATGCGTCACTTGTGAAAAAGCATTTCGTAGTAAAATAGGGCTTGCACAACATACGGCCACGCATACAGGACAATTTGATTACAATTGTTCCACGTGTGGCAAAGGTTTCCAGTCTAAAAGCTATCTTGTCCTTCACCAAAGAGTACATTCAGATTTAAAACCCTTCCCGTGTAATACATGCGGACAACATTTCAAAACGAAACAATCCTTGTTAGATCATCAGAACAGGCATCTCGGTGTTAAACCTTATGTCTGTGAGATATGTGGTAGAGGTTTTATAACTAAAGGACTCTGTAAAAGTCATCAAAAAATACATTCAGGCATGGATAACCGGCAGTATCCATGCGTGGTATGCAATAAAATGTTTGTTAGTAAAAGTTACCTTAACACGCATCTACGTATTCATACCGGTGAGAAACCTTATTTATGTGAAGTTTGTGGTAAAGGATTTTTAACTCGAGTTGATCTCAAAATTCATTCAACCATGCACACTGGAGAGAAAAGTTTTAAATGCGACATGTGTGGAAAAGTGTTTGCCAGAAGAGCTGCGTTGAGGTGTCATAGAAGGTTGCATACAGGAGAACGACCTTATAGATGTGACGTGTGTGGCAAAACGTTTACACAATTCACTCCTATGGCTATCCATAAAAGATTACACACCGGGGAACGACCTTACGAATGCGATGCCTGTTCTAAGACATTCGTGTCGAGATCAACAATGATGTGTCACAAAAAGAAACATCATAATACACCAACTGTGCAAAAGGACGATACGGTTCCTCGtcaaaacgaaataaaaaatatcctACCAGCTGAAATTGTACTTCGAGATTCCCAAGAGGGAATTCAGATTACCGCTGATTGA
- the LOC114871462 gene encoding zinc finger protein 614-like isoform X3 — protein MTDQLPKVVCEECAYKLDQLFDFREKCLHTEGMFMEMLKEIAKGEVVRISKQDLEEVEEMNRIQRNIDRIQNNIEDVQNHVNSQETEETAIHTMQVMDEIDLAGGEQVVTQEEIGPQDTDIEVTGIDCLDGDTVRMVDEHIREVSNHQIAMHLEGDMTVVGNLTVSGHLSQLGINYVTSINPEDQSREQIVHYCDNVKYESVPIKQEYHRLHDRLTTENPTNVLENNVPHESFSSAQQETTNDLEESRIVESETPVHTASQTNTLASTSQVTAGNSEILVEYTKEAKNALLETTLNNPTVDETGSHWYVCPFCNEATLGSSNMIAHFEQYFCYCPCELYFTSVDALNVHKEGCDVHKNKVVSNGKEVTEPELTPSQNDTSIEEKKQATMRQKWTPKVCTHCGKQYRTNYKLQEHMRKHTGEKPFQCVTCEKAFRSKIGLAQHTATHTGQFDYNCSTCGKGFQSKSYLVLHQRVHSDLKPFPCNTCGQHFKTKQSLLDHQNRHLGVKPYVCEICGRGFITKGLCKSHQKIHSGMDNRQYPCVVCNKMFVSKSYLNTHLRIHTGEKPYLCEVCGKGFLTRVDLKIHSTMHTGEKSFKCDMCGKVFARRAALRCHRRLHTGERPYRCDVCGKTFTQFTPMAIHKRLHTGERPYECDACSKTFVSRSTMMCHKKKHHNTPTVQKDDTVPRQNEIKNILPAEIVLRDSQEGIQITAD, from the exons ATGACTGATCAATTACCAAAAGTAGTGTGCGAGGAATGTGCTTATAAATTGGACCAATTATTTGATTTTCGTGAAAAATGTTTACACACTGAAGGGATGTTTATGGAAATGCTAAAAGAAATTGCCAAGGGAGAAGTTGTTCGTATATCGAAGCAGGATttagaagaagtagaagaaatgAATAGAATTCAAAGGAATATCGATAGAATACAGAATAATATTGAAGATGTACAAAATCATGTAAATTCTCAAGAAACAGAAGAAACTGCTATACATACCATGCAAGTCATGGATGAAATAGATTTAGCAGGTGGTGAACAGGTTGTCACGCAAGAAGAAATTGGACCACAGGATACCGATATTGAAGTCACAGGTATCGACTGTTTAGATGGAGATACCGTCAGAATGGTGGATGAACATATACGAGAA GTTTCTAATCACCAGATAGCAATGCATCTGGAGGGAGATATGACTGTAGTTGGGAACTTAACAGTTAGCGGTCACTTGAGTCAGTTaggaataaattatgtaactTCAATAAATCCTGAGGATCAAAGTCGTGAACAAATAGTACATTATTGTGATAATGTAAAATACGAATCTGTACCAATTAAACAAGAGTATCATAGGTTGCACGATAGATTGACCACAGAAAATCCTACGAATGTACTTGAAAATAAT GTACCGCATGAAAGTTTTTCTTCTGCTCAACAAGAGACTACAAATGATTTGGAAGAATCGCGTATAGTTGAAAGTGAAACTCCTGTACATACAGCTTCTCAAACAAATACTTTAGCATCAACAAGTCAAGTAACAGCGGGAAATTCCGAAATTTTAGTTGAATATACAAAAGAAGCGAAAAATGCATTATTAGAAACGACATTAAATAATCCTACCGTTGACGAAACAGGTTCACACTGGTACGTGTGCCCATTTTGTAACGAAGCAACGTTAGGATCGAGTAATATGATAGCACATTTTGAACAGTACTTTTGTTACTGTCCCTgtgaattatattttacaagtGTGGATGCGCTAAATGTACATAAAGAGGGATGTGatgtacataaaaataagGTAGTCAGTAATGGAAAAGAGGTCACAGAACCAGAATTAACGCCTTCACAAAACGATACTAGTATAGAGGAGAAAAAGCAAGCAACAATGAGACAAAAGTGGACTCCAAAAGTTTGTACCCACTGTGGCAAACAATATAGGACGAATTATAAATTGCAAGAGCACATGAGAAAACATACTGGTGAAAAACCTTTTCAATGCGTCACTTGTGAAAAAGCATTTCGTAGTAAAATAGGGCTTGCACAACATACGGCCACGCATACAGGACAATTTGATTACAATTGTTCCACGTGTGGCAAAGGTTTCCAGTCTAAAAGCTATCTTGTCCTTCACCAAAGAGTACATTCAGATTTAAAACCCTTCCCGTGTAATACATGCGGACAACATTTCAAAACGAAACAATCCTTGTTAGATCATCAGAACAGGCATCTCGGTGTTAAACCTTATGTCTGTGAGATATGTGGTAGAGGTTTTATAACTAAAGGACTCTGTAAAAGTCATCAAAAAATACATTCAGGCATGGATAACCGGCAGTATCCATGCGTGGTATGCAATAAAATGTTTGTTAGTAAAAGTTACCTTAACACGCATCTACGTATTCATACCGGTGAGAAACCTTATTTATGTGAAGTTTGTGGTAAAGGATTTTTAACTCGAGTTGATCTCAAAATTCATTCAACCATGCACACTGGAGAGAAAAGTTTTAAATGCGACATGTGTGGAAAAGTGTTTGCCAGAAGAGCTGCGTTGAGGTGTCATAGAAGGTTGCATACAGGAGAACGACCTTATAGATGTGACGTGTGTGGCAAAACGTTTACACAATTCACTCCTATGGCTATCCATAAAAGATTACACACCGGGGAACGACCTTACGAATGCGATGCCTGTTCTAAGACATTCGTGTCGAGATCAACAATGATGTGTCACAAAAAGAAACATCATAATACACCAACTGTGCAAAAGGACGATACGGTTCCTCGtcaaaacgaaataaaaaatatcctACCAGCTGAAATTGTACTTCGAGATTCCCAAGAGGGAATTCAGATTACCGCTGATTGA
- the LOC114871462 gene encoding zinc finger protein 614-like isoform X1 encodes MAVVEEFDYLCRLCATKTGILMGLPIFEAGDQMRNIDKKIAACLPVQVKSCVKIEVSMTDQLPKVVCEECAYKLDQLFDFREKCLHTEGMFMEMLKEIAKGEVVRISKQDLEEVEEMNRIQRNIDRIQNNIEDVQNHVNSQETEETAIHTMQVMDEIDLAGGEQVVTQEEIGPQDTDIEVTGIDCLDGDTVRMVDEHIREVSNHQIAMHLEGDMTVVGNLTVSGHLSQLGINYVTSINPEDQSREQIVHYCDNVKYESVPIKQEYHRLHDRLTTENPTNVLENNVPHESFSSAQQETTNDLEESRIVESETPVHTASQTNTLASTSQVTAGNSEILVEYTKEAKNALLETTLNNPTVDETGSHWYVCPFCNEATLGSSNMIAHFEQYFCYCPCELYFTSVDALNVHKEGCDVHKNKVVSNGKEVTEPELTPSQNDTSIEEKKQATMRQKWTPKVCTHCGKQYRTNYKLQEHMRKHTGEKPFQCVTCEKAFRSKIGLAQHTATHTGQFDYNCSTCGKGFQSKSYLVLHQRVHSDLKPFPCNTCGQHFKTKQSLLDHQNRHLGVKPYVCEICGRGFITKGLCKSHQKIHSGMDNRQYPCVVCNKMFVSKSYLNTHLRIHTGEKPYLCEVCGKGFLTRVDLKIHSTMHTGEKSFKCDMCGKVFARRAALRCHRRLHTGERPYRCDVCGKTFTQFTPMAIHKRLHTGERPYECDACSKTFVSRSTMMCHKKKHHNTPTVQKDDTVPRQNEIKNILPAEIVLRDSQEGIQITAD; translated from the exons ATGGCCGTCGTTGAGGAATTTGATTATTTATGTCGTTTATGTGCGACTAAAACGGGCATTCTAATGGGATTACCGATTTTCGAAGCCGGCGATCAAATGCGCAACATTGACAAGAAAATAGCCGCGTGTTTGCCAGTACAGGTAAAATCATGCGTAAAGATAGAG GTATCTATGACTGATCAATTACCAAAAGTAGTGTGCGAGGAATGTGCTTATAAATTGGACCAATTATTTGATTTTCGTGAAAAATGTTTACACACTGAAGGGATGTTTATGGAAATGCTAAAAGAAATTGCCAAGGGAGAAGTTGTTCGTATATCGAAGCAGGATttagaagaagtagaagaaatgAATAGAATTCAAAGGAATATCGATAGAATACAGAATAATATTGAAGATGTACAAAATCATGTAAATTCTCAAGAAACAGAAGAAACTGCTATACATACCATGCAAGTCATGGATGAAATAGATTTAGCAGGTGGTGAACAGGTTGTCACGCAAGAAGAAATTGGACCACAGGATACCGATATTGAAGTCACAGGTATCGACTGTTTAGATGGAGATACCGTCAGAATGGTGGATGAACATATACGAGAA GTTTCTAATCACCAGATAGCAATGCATCTGGAGGGAGATATGACTGTAGTTGGGAACTTAACAGTTAGCGGTCACTTGAGTCAGTTaggaataaattatgtaactTCAATAAATCCTGAGGATCAAAGTCGTGAACAAATAGTACATTATTGTGATAATGTAAAATACGAATCTGTACCAATTAAACAAGAGTATCATAGGTTGCACGATAGATTGACCACAGAAAATCCTACGAATGTACTTGAAAATAAT GTACCGCATGAAAGTTTTTCTTCTGCTCAACAAGAGACTACAAATGATTTGGAAGAATCGCGTATAGTTGAAAGTGAAACTCCTGTACATACAGCTTCTCAAACAAATACTTTAGCATCAACAAGTCAAGTAACAGCGGGAAATTCCGAAATTTTAGTTGAATATACAAAAGAAGCGAAAAATGCATTATTAGAAACGACATTAAATAATCCTACCGTTGACGAAACAGGTTCACACTGGTACGTGTGCCCATTTTGTAACGAAGCAACGTTAGGATCGAGTAATATGATAGCACATTTTGAACAGTACTTTTGTTACTGTCCCTgtgaattatattttacaagtGTGGATGCGCTAAATGTACATAAAGAGGGATGTGatgtacataaaaataagGTAGTCAGTAATGGAAAAGAGGTCACAGAACCAGAATTAACGCCTTCACAAAACGATACTAGTATAGAGGAGAAAAAGCAAGCAACAATGAGACAAAAGTGGACTCCAAAAGTTTGTACCCACTGTGGCAAACAATATAGGACGAATTATAAATTGCAAGAGCACATGAGAAAACATACTGGTGAAAAACCTTTTCAATGCGTCACTTGTGAAAAAGCATTTCGTAGTAAAATAGGGCTTGCACAACATACGGCCACGCATACAGGACAATTTGATTACAATTGTTCCACGTGTGGCAAAGGTTTCCAGTCTAAAAGCTATCTTGTCCTTCACCAAAGAGTACATTCAGATTTAAAACCCTTCCCGTGTAATACATGCGGACAACATTTCAAAACGAAACAATCCTTGTTAGATCATCAGAACAGGCATCTCGGTGTTAAACCTTATGTCTGTGAGATATGTGGTAGAGGTTTTATAACTAAAGGACTCTGTAAAAGTCATCAAAAAATACATTCAGGCATGGATAACCGGCAGTATCCATGCGTGGTATGCAATAAAATGTTTGTTAGTAAAAGTTACCTTAACACGCATCTACGTATTCATACCGGTGAGAAACCTTATTTATGTGAAGTTTGTGGTAAAGGATTTTTAACTCGAGTTGATCTCAAAATTCATTCAACCATGCACACTGGAGAGAAAAGTTTTAAATGCGACATGTGTGGAAAAGTGTTTGCCAGAAGAGCTGCGTTGAGGTGTCATAGAAGGTTGCATACAGGAGAACGACCTTATAGATGTGACGTGTGTGGCAAAACGTTTACACAATTCACTCCTATGGCTATCCATAAAAGATTACACACCGGGGAACGACCTTACGAATGCGATGCCTGTTCTAAGACATTCGTGTCGAGATCAACAATGATGTGTCACAAAAAGAAACATCATAATACACCAACTGTGCAAAAGGACGATACGGTTCCTCGtcaaaacgaaataaaaaatatcctACCAGCTGAAATTGTACTTCGAGATTCCCAAGAGGGAATTCAGATTACCGCTGATTGA